From Sphingobium sp. RAC03, a single genomic window includes:
- a CDS encoding RHO alpha subunit C-terminal catalytic domain-containing protein: MAQFDLDKLSYITSYSYDVACNWKVLMDAFAENYHFVSVHRGSVGLPGPKCAVDHHGTVMSLFKNGHSRNILPWNDGFQPTADVSEETGFSMGMGGIADIPSVGPIPRQFVTAFTAFPNLTTPVYANGFPLLLFWPTGINTSRFEVIWFGLPHGESALPEAWKQKIEAFNFILDEDLTYLPSVQLSAESPAFRSIVLNYQERRIYHAHEQIDRVIGADQIPERLRVQQVLAPFVE, encoded by the coding sequence ATGGCGCAATTCGACCTCGACAAGCTCAGCTACATCACCAGCTACAGCTATGACGTGGCGTGTAATTGGAAAGTCCTGATGGACGCCTTCGCCGAAAATTATCACTTCGTTTCGGTCCACCGCGGCAGCGTCGGCCTGCCTGGCCCCAAATGCGCGGTCGATCATCATGGCACGGTGATGTCGCTGTTCAAAAACGGCCACTCGCGCAACATCCTGCCGTGGAATGATGGCTTTCAGCCGACGGCCGACGTGTCGGAGGAAACCGGTTTCAGCATGGGTATGGGCGGGATCGCCGATATACCGAGCGTCGGCCCGATCCCCCGGCAGTTCGTGACCGCCTTCACCGCCTTCCCGAACCTGACCACGCCGGTCTATGCCAATGGCTTCCCCTTGCTGCTGTTCTGGCCCACGGGGATCAACACCAGCCGCTTCGAAGTCATCTGGTTCGGATTGCCGCATGGCGAGAGCGCATTGCCGGAGGCGTGGAAGCAGAAGATCGAGGCCTTCAACTTCATTCTCGATGAGGATCTGACCTACCTGCCGAGCGTTCAGCTGTCGGCCGAATCCCCGGCCTTTCGCTCGATCGTGCTCAACTATCAGGAGCGCCGCATCTATCATGCCCATGAACAGATCGACCGCGTGATCGGCGCGGACCAGATTCCCGAACGGCTTCGCGTCCAGCAAGTGCTTGCGCCCTTCGTGGAATAG